Sequence from the Deltaproteobacteria bacterium genome:
CTGCCGGCGCCATTCCTGCTCGGGCTGCGGGCGTTCGGAATCGAGCTTCCGCTCCGGCAGCTCGTGCTGGCCACCTTCACGACCAACGTCTTCGTCGCGCTCGCGGTCGCGGCGCCGTCGGCGCCTGGCTTCTTCGGAGTGTTCCACTTCGCCTGCCGCGAGGCGCTCGGGCTCTTCGGAGTGGGGCGCTCGGTGGCGGTGGCCTACGGAACCGTGGTCCACCTCGCCTATTGGATCCCGGTGACGCTGATCGGCTCGGTGGTCGCCGCGCAGAGCGGTGCCCGTCTGGGCGAGCTCATGGCCCCGCGGCTCGGTAAAGCTGGCTCAGAACCCCACCGATAACTCAGCGCAAACCCAGGACTTCTCGGGATTCGTCTGAAGCGGATCCGCGGCTGTGGAGGGGGCGTTGAACGATCGGATCGGCGAGCTCCTCGTACAGAAGAACCTCCTGTCGCAGGAGCAGCTCAAGCGCGCCAAGGAAGAGGCGCGCACGAGTGGCACGCGCGTCGGCTACCAGATCACCAAGCTCGGCTTCGTCGCCGAGACGGCCGTGGCGGACGCGGTCTCCGGGCAGTACGGCGTTCCGACCATCGAGCTCAACGACTTCGAGGTCGACCCCGAGGTCATCGCGCTGATCCCGGAAGACGTCGCGAACAAGCACCTGATCCTGCCGGTGAATCGCGCGGGATCGACGCTGATCATCGCGATGAGCGACCCGTCCAACATCTTCGCGATCGACGACGTCAAGTTCCTGACCGGCTACAACGTCGAGGTCGTCGTCGCCGCAGAAGCGTCCGTCCGGCGCGCGATCGAGCGCTACTACGACGCGGCCCAGAACCTCGAAGAGGTCATGGCCGGGTTCGACGACGAGGACTTCGAGATCGTCGGCGGCGAGGACGGGACGAACCTCGAGGAGCTCGAGAAGGCGGTCGAGGACGCGCCCGTCGTGAAGCTCGCGAACGTGATCCTGACCGACGCGATCAAGAAAAACGCCTCGGACATCCACGTCGAGCCGTACGAGAAGGACTTCCGCGTCCGCTACCGCATCGACGGCGTGCTGTACGAGGTGATGAAGCCGCCGCGCAAGCTGCGCAATCCGCTCACCTCGCGCATGAAGATCATGGCTAATCTCGACATCGCCGAACGGCGGCTGCCGCAGGACGGCCGCATCAAGCTGAAGATGGGCAAGAGCAAGGAGATGGATTACCGCGTCTCCGTCCTGCCGACGCTCTTCGGCGAGAAGATCGTCATGCGTCTCCTCGACAAGTCGAACCTGCAGCTCGACATGACCAAGCTCGGCTTCGAGGAGCCGCAGCTGCGGGACTTCAAGACCTCGATCCATCAGCCCTTCGGGATGGTCCTGGTGACCGGGCCGACCGGTTCCGGCAAGACGACGACGCTGTACTCGGCTCTATCCGAGCTGAACAAGACCTCCGAGAACATCTCCACCGCGGAGGACCCGGTCGAGTTCAACCTCGCCGGCATCAACCAGGTGCAGATGAAGGAGGACATCGGGCTGAACTTCGCGGCCGCCCTGCGCGCCTTCCTGCGCCAGGACCCGGACATCATCATGGTCGGCGAGATTCGCGACTTCGAGACGGCGGAGATCGCCATCCCCGCCGCGCTCACCGGTCACATGGTCCTCTCGACGCTGCACACCAACGACGCGCCGAGCACGATCAACCGGCTGCTCAACATGGGCATCGAGCCGTTCCTGGTCGCGAGCTCCGTGAACTGCATCGTGGCCCAGCGGCTCGCGCGGCGCGTCTGTCCGGACTGCAAGCAGGACGACCCGAGCGTCACGCGCGAGGAGCTGCAGCAGGCGGGCCTCTCGGCGGAGGAGGCGGCGAAGTGCCGTCCCGTCAAGGGCGCGGGCTGCGCGAATTGCTCCGACACCGGCTTCAAGGGCCGCGTCGCCGTCTACGAAGTCATGGTTCTGACCGAAACGCTCAAGGAATTCGTCCTGAACGGCGCTAGTTCAACCGAGATCAAGCGCGAGGCGATCCGCGGCGGCATGAGCACGCTGCGGCGCAGCTCGCTGAACAAGGTGCTCGAGGGCGGAACGACTCTTTCGGAGGTGTTCCGCGTCTCGGCTCGGGACGATTAGGAAGGCGATGGCGAATCTTCACCAGCTTCTGAAGGCAATGATCGAGAAAGGCGCGTCGGAC
This genomic interval carries:
- the pilB gene encoding type IV-A pilus assembly ATPase PilB; the encoded protein is MNDRIGELLVQKNLLSQEQLKRAKEEARTSGTRVGYQITKLGFVAETAVADAVSGQYGVPTIELNDFEVDPEVIALIPEDVANKHLILPVNRAGSTLIIAMSDPSNIFAIDDVKFLTGYNVEVVVAAEASVRRAIERYYDAAQNLEEVMAGFDDEDFEIVGGEDGTNLEELEKAVEDAPVVKLANVILTDAIKKNASDIHVEPYEKDFRVRYRIDGVLYEVMKPPRKLRNPLTSRMKIMANLDIAERRLPQDGRIKLKMGKSKEMDYRVSVLPTLFGEKIVMRLLDKSNLQLDMTKLGFEEPQLRDFKTSIHQPFGMVLVTGPTGSGKTTTLYSALSELNKTSENISTAEDPVEFNLAGINQVQMKEDIGLNFAAALRAFLRQDPDIIMVGEIRDFETAEIAIPAALTGHMVLSTLHTNDAPSTINRLLNMGIEPFLVASSVNCIVAQRLARRVCPDCKQDDPSVTREELQQAGLSAEEAAKCRPVKGAGCANCSDTGFKGRVAVYEVMVLTETLKEFVLNGASSTEIKREAIRGGMSTLRRSSLNKVLEGGTTLSEVFRVSARDD